One Ilumatobacter fluminis genomic window, GCGGGGTGTGTCGGTCGAGACGGTGTGTGCCGACCTGCCGTCGGCCGGGTTCGAGCCCGGATCGTTCGATCTCGTGTCGCTCTTCTACCCGGCCATTCCCCGCACGCCGGAGGGCGAGGCGATCGAGGCGATGCTCGACGCCGTGTCGCCCGGCGGGACGCTGCTGGTGGTCGGGCACTCCTTCGACGGCCACGTCCACCACGGCCACACGCCTGCGTTCGACCAGCGGGCGTACGTCCAGGTCGACGACATCGCCGCCCGGCTCGACACCGCTACCTGGACGATCGTCGAACACGGTGTCCGCAACCGCCCCGCCGGCCACAACACCCACCACCACGACGACATCGTCCTTCGCGCGACCAAGCACTGAACGATGAGTCCGGTCGCGCACCCGTCCCGGGTCAGGTGATCTGCCGGTAACGGCTCGTTCCTCGCCGTCACCTCCGACACCTGACCCGGAGTGGCGGGCCGAGTTCGTTCGCCACCTCCGACACCTGACCCGGAGTGGCGGGCCGAGTTCGCCGTCACCTCCGACACCTGACCCGGAGTGGCGGGCCGAGTTCGTTCGTCACCTCCGACACCTGACCCGGGAACGGTGGGCGGCTCGGAAACTGTGTGACAGCCCTTCGTCAGGATGGGGTGCATGAACAAGAACGGTTGGGGCATCACCATCAGCTGCGACGACTGCCGGATGCAGAGCACCTCGGCGTGCGACGACTGCGTCGTCAGCTTCCTCCTACGAGACGACGAACAGGTCGAGCAGACGCCGCTCGTGCTCGACCTCGATCAGGTGCGAGTCGTGCGCCTGCTCGGCAAGGCCGGGCTGGTGCCCGACCTGCGGTACGACGTCGCCAGCTGACCCGGCGAGGCTGCTCGTACGCTGGTCGCATGCGACGCACCGAGCCGCTCCCGACCTGGGACGAACTGGTCGCGCTCGCGTCCGAGCACGACATCCACCACGTCGGTGTCGCACCGGCCGATGTGCTCGAGCGTGCCCGCATCGCGCTCGTCGAACGCAAGGAGGCCGGTCTCCACGCCGGCATGGAGTTCACGTACCGCAATCCCGACCGATCCACCGACCCGTCCCGAGCGGTCGAAGGCGCCCGCTCGGTGCTCGTGTTCGCCAAGCCGTACCTGGCCGAGCACGAACCGGAACGCCCTCCCGGCGTCCAGGGGCGAGTCGGCCGCTACGCCTGGGTCGACCACTACGGCCCATTGCGCACGAGCCTGCAGGAGATCGCCCGTCGCATCCGCCGTTCCGGCCACCGGGCCACGGCGTTCACCGACGACAACTCGATCGTCGACCGCGAAGTCGCCTACCGCGGCGGTCTCGGCTGGTTCGGCAAGAACGCCAACCTGCTCCTCCCCGGCGCCGGCAGTTTCTTCGTGCTCGGTTCGATCATCACCACTGCCCACTACGAGCCGAACGAGCCGGTCAAGGACGGCTGCGGTAGCTGCCGCCGGTGCCTCGACGGGTGCCCCACCGGGGCGATCGTCGCCCCCGGGGTGGTCGACGCCAATCGGTGTCTCGCCTGGCTGGTGCAACAGCCGGGCACGTTCCCGCACGAGTATCGCGAAGCGCTCGGCGATCGCTTCTACGGGTGCGACGACTGCCAGGAGGTGTGTCCGCCCACGGTGCGCCTGGGAGGCCGCCACGAGGTCGACATCGTCGAACTGGCGCGGCACCCCCGTGGCCAGCACCCACCCGACGGCGGGGTGCAGGCCTGGGTCGACATGCTCGACGTGCTCGAGATGTCCGACGACGACCTGGTCGCCCACTTCGGTCGTTGGTACCTCGCCGGCCGCGACCCCATCTGGTGGCGACGCAACGCCCTCGTCGTACTCGGCAACGTCGGCGATGCCGCCGATGAACGCACCCGCCGCGTGCTCGACCACTACCGTGCCCACGACAGCGAGCTGCTGCGCGAGCACGCCGACTGGGCGGCCGGGCGGCTCGGCCTGCAATCCAGCGAACGACCGTGAAGCACCTCCTCGTCACCAACGACTTCCCACCCAAGATCGGCGGCATCCAGTCCCTCCTGTGGGAGTGGTGGCGTCGGCTGCCGCCCGAGCAGTTCGCCGTGCTCACCAGCCCGTACGACGGCGCCGCCGAGTTCGATGCCGAGCAGGCGTTCCGCGTCGACCGGGTGCCCGAGCCGGTGCTGTTGCCGCACCCGATCATGACCAAGCGCGTCAACGACATGGCGAAGGAGTTCGGTGCCGAACTCGTCGTGCTCGACCCTGCCGTGCCGCTCGGGCTGATCGGGCCCACCCTCGACCTCCCGTATGACGTCGTGCTCCACGGCGCCGAGGTCACCGTGCCCGGTCGTCTCCCCGGCAGCAAGCAGGCGCTGGCCTGGGTGCTCCGCAACGCCCGGCACGTGATCGCAGCGGGTGAGTACTCGTCGGCCGAGGCCGATCGTGCAGCCGGGCGAGCATTGCCGACCACCGTCGTGCCACCCGGCGTCGACACCGAACGGTTCCGCCCCCTGACCGCCCCCGAGCGCTCCGCCGCCCGCGCCGATTTCGGTCTGCCCGTCGACGGTCAGGTGATCGTCGGCGTGTCGCGCCTCGTACCCCGCAAGGGATTCGACACCGCGATCCGGGCGGTCGCTCGCATGCGCGAGTCGCATCCCGACCTCGTGTTGGCGATCGCCGGGAAGGGCCGCGACGACGACCGCCTCCGCAAGCTCGCCGACGAGCTCGACGCACCCGTCCGCTTCCTCGGCCGAGTGGCGAACGACGATCTCCCGCGCATCTACGGCTGCGCCGACGTGTTCACCATGCTGTGCCGCAACCGGTGGGGCGGTCTCGAGCAGGAAGGATTCGGCATCGTGTTCGTCGAAGCGGCCGCTTGCGGGGTTCCCCAGGTCGCCGGCCAGAGCGGCGGAGCTGCCGAAGCGGTGGCCGACGGTGAGACCGGTCTGGTGCTCGACGAGCCGGGCGCCGACGACGCTCCGGCCCGCGCCGCCGAGGCGTTCGCGACCCTGCTCGACGACGAGGCGCTGCGGACCCGGATGGGCGCGGCGGCACGCGAACGGGCGCTGACCGACTTCAGCTACGACGTCTTGGCCGCCCGCCTCGGGGCCGCCCTCGACGTCTGATCGCCCGACCCCCGCAACCGGGCTCGTCACCCGTAGCCTGGGGGTATGGAGCACCGCGACGCGATCATCCGGGTCGATATCGCGCTGACGCTCGTGTTCGCCGTCACCGCCACCTATGCCGCGGTCGTGTTCGACACGACAGCCCAGTGGATCGGTGCGATCACGGCGATGATCCTGTTCACCATCGGTGTGTTCGCGTTCTTGTGGTCGTACTGGTCGGCCGTGCAGCGCAGCCGCACCGAGGAGATCGCCGTCACCCAGCTCTACATGCTGATGGGAGCGGCGATCCCGAGCGTGGTCCGACGCACGATGAACCTGGCACTGCTCGCCCAGTTCCTCATCGCACTCGTGACGACGTTCATGCGGCCGAACGGCCCCGAGGGCAACCCCGGCTCGTCCCTGGCGGTCGGTTTCCTGGTGCCGATGCTCGGGTTCGGACTGAACGGACTGTGGGCGGTGACCCACGGCACCTTCGAGCCGCGCCGACAAACCACCCCATCAGATGAGGAAATCAGGCAGAATGCAGACCATGGCTGAGACCGCGACCGAATCGATCACCATTGCGGCGCCTCTCGACAAGGTGTGGGAGATCGCCACCGATCTCGAGAACTACCCGACGTGGACCCACGACGTGAAGGAAGTCGTCATCACCAACCGTGACGACGAAGGCCGCCCGCACGAGGTCGAGTTCCGCACGTCCGCACTCGGGCGCAGCACGCACTACACCCTCGAGTACGACTACACCTCCGCACCGAAGAAGCTCGCCTGGAGCATGGTGAAGGGCGACATCCAGCGATCGATCGACGGCGCGTTCACGTTCCAGTCCACCGACGACGGCAACACCCACGTGCAGTACGACCTCGCCATCGAACTGGTCGTCCCGCTGCCGGGTTTCGTGAAGCGTCGCGCCGAGCGCCGCATCCTGAACGCCATCAAGGAACTGAAGACGTTCGCCGAGGCCTGAGGGGCCTCCCGTGTCGACCGGTCTGTCCGTCGGCATCGACGTCGGCGGCACCAAGTGCCTCGGCATCGCGCTCGACGCCGACGGTGAGATCGTCGCCGAAGAGCGTCGACCCACCCCGCGCGGCGACGGCTCGATCCCGCTGCTGATCGACACCCTCGCCGAACTCGCCGACGCGCTCGGACCGTACGACGAACTCGGCGTCGGTGTGCCCGGCCTCGTGACCCGAGCCGGTGTCCTGCGGGCCGCCCCGAACCTCGACGGCGTCGCCGACGTCGACATCGCCGGCCGGCTCGGCGCCGAGGTCGGTCATCGCGTCCGCGTCGACAACGATGCGACGTGCGCCACCGTGGCCGAGTGGATGTTCGGCGCCGCGCAGGGCGTGTCCGACATGGTGCTCGTCACCCTCGGCACCGGCATCGGCGGTGGACTCGTGCAATCCGGTCACCTCCAGCGCGGTCGAAACGGGTTCGCGGGGGAGTACGGCCACATGGTGGTCGACCCGGCCGGACCGCCCTGCCCGTGCGGCCGACGCGGCTGCTGGGAACGCTACGCCTCCGGTTCCGGCCTCGCCCGGCTCGCTCGCGAAGCGGCGGTCGGGCGGCGGGTGAGCAGGGTGCTCGAACTCGCCGGCGGCGACCCCGAAGCGGTTCGCGGCGAGATGGTGCAGCAGGCAGCCCGAGAAGGCGACGCCGACTCGCTCGCCGTCATCGACGACTTCGGCCGGTGGGTCGCGATCGGACTCGTCTCACTGTCGAACGCACTCGATCCGGAGATGTTCGTGCTCGGTGGGGGACTGGCGGCGGGCGCCGACCTGTACCTCGACCCGATCAAGGCGTGGTACCAGGAGCTGATCTACCAGCCCGACCTTCGCCCGATGCCGCGCATCGAGTTCGCCCGCTGGAGCGAACGAGCCGGCGCCGTCGGCGCCTCCCTCCTCTGGGCGGCCCACGACGCCTGGTGAGACGACGCAAGCCGTCGCGACGCCGGCGAACCGCCGTCGTCAGTGGGGGTTGGCGGCGAAGTTCTGCTGGGAGGTCCTGATCTCTTCCCAGGCCTCGTCGCGGCCGCCCATGCCCTGGGCGGAGGAGTACTTGTCGGGCTCGAGGGCCTTGTAGACCTCGAAGAAGTGCGTGATCTCGGCCCGGAGCTGCGGGGTGAGGTCGTCGATGTCGTGCACGTTCGCCCAGCGCGGTTCCTTCGGCGGCACGCAGATGAGTTTGGCGTCCTCGCCCGCCTCGTCGCGCATGTACAGCACACCGATCGGGCGAGCCTCGACCCAGACCCCCGGGTACACCGGATCTTCGAGCAGGACGAGGGCGTCGAGCGGGTCGCCGTCGCCGGCCAGCGTGTCGGGCACGAAGCCGTAGTCGGCCGGATACGTGGTGGCCGTGAACAGGCGGCGGTCGAGGAAGACCCGGCCGCCTTCGTGGTCGATCTCGTACTTGTTGCGGCTCCCACGCGGGATCTCGATCACGACGAAGATGCAGCCATCAGCAGGCGTCTTGCTCATTCCGGTGAGCTTACGACCGCCGAACCCGGCTGCTTCACTTTGCGTCAATCGCACCATGGGCGGGCGGGGCCGAGCCTGTAGCGTCGCTCACATGGAATTCCGCCGGATCTCGAATCTGCCGCCGTACGTGTTCACGATCATCAACAACCTGAAGGTCGAAGCACGTCGAGCAGGCGCAGACGTGATCGACCTGGGTTTCGGCAACCCCGACATCCCGTCGCCCGAGATCGCGGTCCAGAAGCTGACCGAGGCGGCCCAGAACCCGCGCAACCACCGCTACTCGCTCAGCCGTGGTCTGCCGAAGCTGCGTGAGGCGATCGCCGGCTACTACAAGGACACCTGGGACGTCGACCTCGACCCCGAGCTCGAGATCACCAACACGATCGGCTCGAAGGAAGGCTTCAGCCACCTCATGTGGGTACTGCTCGAACAGGGCGACGCCGCGATCGTCCCCACGCCGAGCTACCCGATCCACATGTACGGCCCGCTGTTCGCCGGCGCCGACCTGCGCCAGGTGCCGATCAAGGGCCTGAGCCACCCCGAGGCCCGCGAGAACTTCACGGAGAACTTCTTCGACAGCCTCCACACCGCGTACGACGTCGGCTGGCCCAAGCCGCGCGTGCTCGTCATCTCGTTCCCGCACAACCCGACCGGCGCCTGTGTCGACCTCGACTTCATGCAGCGCGTCGTCGACTTCTGCCGCGAGCGAGAGATGATCGTGGTGCACGACTTCGCCTACGCCGACGTCGGCTTCGACGGGGTCCAGCCCCCGTCGATCCTCCAGGCCGAGGGCGCCAAGGAAGTCGCGGTCGAGCAGTACTCGATGACGAAGAGCTTCTCGATGGCCGGCTGGCGCAGCGCGTTCATGCTCGGCAACGCCGAAGTCGTCCAGGCGCTCGTCAAGCTGAAGAGCTATCTCGACTACGGCATGTTCCAGCCGGTGCAGATCGCGTCGACCGTGACGATCAACGAGGCCGCCGACTTCCCGAAGGAGGTGTGCGCCACGTACGAGAGCCGCTGCGACACCCTGATCGACGGGCTCGGACGGATCGGCTGGGACGTCCCCAAGCCCGGCGGCACCATGTTCGTGTGGGCGCCGATTCCCGAGGCATACGCCGAGATGGATTCGGTGGAGTTCTGCTCGATGGTCGTCAACGAGTGCGACGTCGCACTCTCGCCCGGTGTCGGCTTCGGCCCCGGCGGCGAGGGATACGCCCGCTTCGCACTGATCGAGAACGAGAAGCGGATCCAGCAGGCGATCCGCAATCTGCGCAAGGGCCTCACCAAGCTCGGCTGAGGCCGACGCTCCACACGCGTCCGCGGCGGGGCGAGACTGTCACGTCGCCGACACAGAGGCGTTACATCCCGTGTCTACCCTGCCGCCCGTGTACACTGTCGTCGTCCGCGTCTGGCTGCCCGATCGCCCCGGCGCGCTCGGCCAGGTGGCCAGCCGCGTCGGTGCCGTGAAGGGCGACGTGCTCGCGATCGAGATCCTCGAGTCGGGCGGCGGCCGCGTGATCGACGAACTCGTCGTGGCGTTGCCCGATGCCGACCTCGTCGACTTGATGATGAACGAGGTGCACGCCATCGACGGGGTGTCGGTCGAGCACGTCCGCCCGCTCGACGGCGGCTACGTCGACGGCGGGTTGCTGGCGCTGTCGCTCGCCGCCGAGGTCGCCGAGGCGGCCGCGAGTGAGCGACTCGACCGGTTCGCCGACGCAGCGCTCCGCCTGACGGAGTCGGAGTGGACGATGGTCGTGCGCGACGGTGCGATCGTCGCATCGCGAGGGGATACGCCGAACGCCGAGTTCGTGTCGTCGCTCCTGGCCGGGCGGAGCCACCTCATCGACCCGAGCCAGGCGACGGGCGATCTGTTCTGGGCCGATCTGCCCCTCGCCGGCGCGTGGATCGCAGCCGGCCGGAGCGACCGCCCGATCCACGAACGCGAACGGGTCCGCCTCGACCTCTTCACCCGAGTCGCCGACCCCCTCCTCGTCGGTTGATGTCGGTTGATGTCTGACATCAACCGACCAGGTCGTTCGAGCCCGAGTTCCTGGTTGGTCGGTTGATGTCTGACATCAACCGACCGGTCGTCAGTCGGCCCAGGCTCGGCTGCGGTCGACGGCTCGTAGCCACTGGGCGTGGGCGGTGTCGCTGACGGTGCGATCGGGCTCGGGTTCGAACGTGGCGTCGAGCTGCCAGGCGGCCTGGATGGCGTCGAGATCGGGCCACACACCCTCCGCGAGGCCGGCCAGGAACGCCGCGCCGATCGCCGTCGTCTCCTGATCGACCGGACGGCGGACGGTGACGCCGAGCTGGTCGGCCTGCATCTGCAACATGTCGTCCATCACCGACGCCCCACCGTCGACCCGCAGATCGGTGATCGGGGTGCCGCTGGCGGCGACCATGGCATCGACGACGTCGCGGGTCTGGTACGTCATCGACTCGACGACCGCCCGGGCGATGTGAGCTCGGGTCGTGCCACGGGTGATGCCGACGATCGTGCCACGGGCGTACGGATCCCACCACGGTGAGCCGAGCCCGGTGAACGCCGGCACCACGAAGACGCCGTCGGAGTCGGGGACACTCGCCGCCATCGGGCCGATCTCGGCCGCCTCGTCGATGATGCCGAGCCCGTCGCGCAGCCACTGGATCGCGGCGCCGGTCACGAAGATGGCACCCTCGAGGGCGTAGGCGACGGTGCCGTCGGCGAGCTCCCAGGCGATGGTGGTCAGCATGCCCTCGGTCGGTTCGGGGTAGTCGGCTCCCACGTTGAGCAGGACGAAACTGCCGGTGCCGTAGGTGTTCTTCGCCATGCCGGGCTCGAAGCAGGCCTGGCCGAACAGTGCGGCTTGCTGGTCGCCAGCGACTCCGCTGACCGGGATACCGGCGGGCACACCGCACCGGTCGGAGGTGACGCCGAACCTGCCACTCGAGGGACGCACCTCCGGCAGGGCGTCGATCGGTACGTGGAGCAGCTCACAGAGGTCGGGGCACCAACGGCGTTCGCCGATGTCGAACAGCATCGTGCGGCTGGCGTTGGTCACGTCGGTCGCGTGGACGTCGCCGCCCGTCAGGTTCCAGATCAGCCAGGAGTCGATCGTGCCGAGTGCGAGATCGTCGTCGGTCGGGATGTCTCGTTCGCGCAGCAGCCATTCGAACTTGGTGCCGGAGAAGTACGGGTCGAGCACGAGCCCGGTCCGGTCGCGGACCAGTTCGAGATGGCCCGCCGCTTCGAGCTCGTCACAGCGCCCGGCGGTTCGACGGTCTTGCCACACGATCGCCGTGCCGTACGGCTCGCCGGTGGTGCGGTTCCAGGCGACGACCGTCTCGCGCTGGTTGGTGATCCCGATCGCGGCGACGTGGTCGAGCCCGACCTCGGCGATCACGTCGTCGAGGGTCGTGCGAGCCGCCTCCCAGATCTCGGTGGCGTCGTGCTCGACCCAGCCCGGTTGCGGGTAGTGCTGGGTGAACTCGCGGTACGACGCGACCGCCGGCCGCCCATCGGGGAACACGGCTCGACTGCGGACGCCGGTCGTGCCGGCGTCGATGGCGATGACGCACACATCTCGATCACTCACGGCCGATCACCGTAGTTCGCCGATCTGCGCAGACGCCCGTTCGCCGGTCAGCGGCGCTTGCGCTTGCCGCCGGGGCGGGACTGGCCGCCACCGGTGCGGCTGGTGGGCGCCGCCTTCGGCTTGGGGCCGGCCGGGGCAGCCTCGTCGGCCTTCGACGACGATGCCTTGGCGGCCGACTCGGCGCGCAGTTCCTTCAGCGTCTTGCGTCGATATCCGAACTTCGCCAACACGTAGCCGAACCCCAGGTAGAGCGGGCCGCTGACGAGCAGGCCGGCCGTCACGCCGACGATCGACGAGTTGTCGAACACGAACAGGAACAGCACGAACATGATGGCGACGTAGATCAGCCATTCGTTGACCATCCGTCGCCACGGAACCGGGCGGGTGGAATCCCATGCCATGGCTCGTTCCTACCATCTGAGACGAAAAACCGGCCAGAAAACCCCTGGCGGAACGTGACGCGGCGCCCGTCGGGTCGGGAGCGGTTGCAGCCCCACCCCGGACGCGTAGGCTCAACGGCCGTGCGTGTCGGAGTGCTCACCGGTGGAGGCGACTGCCCAGGGCTGAACGCGGTCCTGCGCGCCATCGCCCGCAAGGGCGAACGCGTCTTCGGCGACGAGCTCGTCGGTTTCGTCGACGCGTGGGACGGCGTGATGGAACGTCGAACGACGCCGCTCACCATCGAGACGATGCGCGGCTCGCTGCCCCGCGGTGGCACCGTGCTCGGCACCCGTCGCGGCAGCCCGTTCGATCATCCCGACGGCGTCGACCGCGTCAAGACCGCGATGGCCGAGCTCGGCCTCGAGGCGCTCATCGTGATCGGCGGCAACGGCTCGTTGTCGGTCGCGTGCAAGCTGTACAACGAGCACGGCATCCCCGTCGTCGGTGTTCCCAAGACGATCGACAACGACATCGAGGGCACCGACGTCACCTTCGGCTTCAACACCGCCGTCCAGATCGCGACCGACGCCATCGACCGGCTCCACACCACCGCCGAGAGTCACGACCGTGTGATGGTCGTCGAGGTGATGGGCCGACACAGTGGCTGGATCGCGACGACGGCCGGCATCGCCGGCGGTGCGACGGCCGTCCTGATCCCGGAGCACCCATTCGACATCGACGAGGTATGCGAACGCATCATCCGTCGGCACAACCGTGGCCGGTTCGCCTCGATCATCGTCGTCGCCGAGGGCGCCACGCCCAAGGAAGGCACGTTCGACGTCGGCGAGCGCGAGATCGACCGCTTCGGTCATGTCCGGCTCGGCGGCATCGGCAACCTGCTCGCCTCCGAGATCGGCCTCCGCACCGGGTTCGAGACGCGGCCGGTGCTGCTCGGTCACGTGCAGCGCGGCGGCACCCCGACCGCGTACGACCGCGTGCTGTCGACCCGGTTCGGCGTCGCAGCGATCGACGCCGTCCACCGTGGTGCGTTCGGCACGATGGTGGCCCTGCACGGTGCCGAGATCGGGGAGACCCCGCTCGTCGACGTGATCGGCCGGACCCGGCCGGTCGACCCTGCCCTCTACACCGACGTCGCCGAGATCTTCTTCGCCTGATCAGGCGTTGCTGACGGGCCCGGCCGGGAAGGCGGGCTGGCTGGTCTGGATCAGACCGGGATAGTCGTAGACGCGCAGCGGCGAGGCCGTCGTGTCGCCGCCCGGCGTCGGTGCGGAGAGGCGCTCGTTGTCGATCTCGATCTGGACGGTCTCGATGCCGTCGAGCTCGGTCGCCGTGTACACGATCTGTGCGATCGCACGCACGAGGCTCTGGGTGTCGAGCTCGATGATGTCGGCCGACAGGTCGACCGTCAGGTTCTGTCCCTGGATGGTCGCGTCGTTGAGTTCGGTCGTCGACGGGATGGCCGTCGTGAACTGCGCCTCGATCTCGTCATCGTTCGGTCCGCGCAGCAGGGTCTCCATCAGATCGGTCGCCGAGTCGGCTTCACGCTGCACCGAGCGGAGCAGGCGGTCGTCGCCCGGACCGATCAGGTAGATGCGGTCGGCGCCCGCCGCGATGTCTCCCGACGACTCGTCGGACGTCTCGAGTGCCTGCTCGGCCTCGGGCAGGTCGCGCGGCGACGAGTCGGGCTGCACGCCGCACGCCGCGGCCGCGAGCAGCCCGATGGTCAGGCAGGCGAGTCGGATGCGGGTCATTCGTCGAGTTCCTCCGCCGGCAACTCGATCACGAACCGGGCGCCTGGTTCGCCGTCGAGACGGTCGGTCACCCACACCTTGCCACCGTGCATCCGGACATGTTCGTCGACCAGCGACAGGCCGAGGCCCGCACCGTCGTTCGAGGCCCGTCGACCTGCCACGCCGCCACGGGCGAAGCGTTCGAACACGAGGTCGCGTTCGTGCTCCGGGACGCCGGCACCGTGGTCTTCGACAGCGATCCGGACGAGTGTGATCGGCCCATCGCCGTCGGGGGTGACCTCGCTGATCGCAACCTCCGGCCGGCCGCCACCGTGGACCCGTGCGTTGTCGATCAGGTTGGCGACGACGCGGGCGAGGCGGCGACGGTCGCCGTTGATCAGCAGCATCTCGGCTCGTTCGCTCACTGCGACCGACGTGTCGGGCAGGCTGCTCACCGACACCGCCGCCCGCACGAACTCTGCGACGAGCAGCTCTTCCATGTGAAGCCGGACCGCGCCGGCATCGAACCGGCTGATCTCGAGCAGGTCCTCGACGAGCCCCTGGAACCGGATCACGTCGCTCTTGAGCAGATCGAGCGCCGCCTGCGCACGCTCGGGCATCTCGTCGCGCCGGGCGTCCATCACCTCGACCGAGGCCGAGAGCGTCATGAGCGGTGACCGCAGCTCGTGGCTGACGTCGGAAGCGAATCGGGCGTCGCGTTCGATGCGCGTCTGGAGCGAGTTCGCCATGTCGTTGAACGAGTTGGCGAGCACGCTCAGGTCGGGATCTTCGGTCGGTTCGAGTCGGGTGTCGAGCCGGCCGCCCGCGATCGCCTTGGCGGCCTGCGCGGCCACACCCACGGGCCGCACCGCTCGACGAGCAGCGAACGACCCCAGTGCGATGCCGAGCGCCGTGGTGATCAGGGTGCCGAGCAGCAGTGACAGCCGCACTGACTGCAGCGTCTCCTCGACCTCGCCGAGGCTGAAGAACTCGAAGTACGCGGACTCGTCGTCGTCGAGCGGGTATCCGACGAGCAGGTTCGGTTCGCCACGAACGTCGACGATCTTGCGGGAGGCGACGCCCTCGAGGATCACGCGCTCGCTCAGGTCGTCGGGGACCTCGGTCTCGTCGTAGAACGTCTCGCCCTCGCGCCAGTCGGCGTTGTACCAGATCAGGGGGCGGTCGACGCCGATGCTCTCGAGCGCCTCCAGCGCCTGCGCCGAGTTCGGCGGACCCGCTCGCAACGCCTGCTGGGTCTGGATGGCGTGCAACCTGGCGGCGTCGCGCGAGGCCGTGTCGTGCTGCTGCACCACCGACGTCCGGGCGAAGCCGTAGGTGAGGAACGCGAGCAGCACCGACAGGCCCAGTGCGCCGAACGAGAACGTCAGCAGGATGCGGCGACGCAGACCCCACCCGCCGCGTGCGGGAGGTGCGGGACCGTCCTGGAGCGAGCCGATCGTGGCCGGTGGGGCGCTGGCGATCGTGCTCACGGCGTCAACTCGAACGAGGCGCCCACCGCGCCGCTCAGGTCTGGAGGCGGTAGCCGAGGCCGCGCACCGTCACGACGTGGCGGGGGTTGGCGGGATCGTTCTCGACCTTGGTGCGCAGACGGCGGACGTGCACGTCGACCAGACGGCCGTCACCGAAGTAGTCGTAGCCCCACACCTTGTCGAGCAGGGCCTCACGGCTGAACACCTTGCCCGGGTTCTCGGCGAGTTCGCACAGCAACCGGAACTCGGTCTTGGTGAGGTGCACCTCGTCGCCGT contains:
- a CDS encoding GerMN domain-containing protein; the encoded protein is MTRIRLACLTIGLLAAAACGVQPDSSPRDLPEAEQALETSDESSGDIAAGADRIYLIGPGDDRLLRSVQREADSATDLMETLLRGPNDDEIEAQFTTAIPSTTELNDATIQGQNLTVDLSADIIELDTQSLVRAIAQIVYTATELDGIETVQIEIDNERLSAPTPGGDTTASPLRVYDYPGLIQTSQPAFPAGPVSNA
- a CDS encoding ATP-dependent 6-phosphofructokinase, producing MRVGVLTGGGDCPGLNAVLRAIARKGERVFGDELVGFVDAWDGVMERRTTPLTIETMRGSLPRGGTVLGTRRGSPFDHPDGVDRVKTAMAELGLEALIVIGGNGSLSVACKLYNEHGIPVVGVPKTIDNDIEGTDVTFGFNTAVQIATDAIDRLHTTAESHDRVMVVEVMGRHSGWIATTAGIAGGATAVLIPEHPFDIDEVCERIIRRHNRGRFASIIVVAEGATPKEGTFDVGEREIDRFGHVRLGGIGNLLASEIGLRTGFETRPVLLGHVQRGGTPTAYDRVLSTRFGVAAIDAVHRGAFGTMVALHGAEIGETPLVDVIGRTRPVDPALYTDVAEIFFA
- a CDS encoding HAMP domain-containing sensor histidine kinase, which produces MSTIASAPPATIGSLQDGPAPPARGGWGLRRRILLTFSFGALGLSVLLAFLTYGFARTSVVQQHDTASRDAARLHAIQTQQALRAGPPNSAQALEALESIGVDRPLIWYNADWREGETFYDETEVPDDLSERVILEGVASRKIVDVRGEPNLLVGYPLDDDESAYFEFFSLGEVEETLQSVRLSLLLGTLITTALGIALGSFAARRAVRPVGVAAQAAKAIAGGRLDTRLEPTEDPDLSVLANSFNDMANSLQTRIERDARFASDVSHELRSPLMTLSASVEVMDARRDEMPERAQAALDLLKSDVIRFQGLVEDLLEISRFDAGAVRLHMEELLVAEFVRAAVSVSSLPDTSVAVSERAEMLLINGDRRRLARVVANLIDNARVHGGGRPEVAISEVTPDGDGPITLVRIAVEDHGAGVPEHERDLVFERFARGGVAGRRASNDGAGLGLSLVDEHVRMHGGKVWVTDRLDGEPGARFVIELPAEELDE